Proteins encoded within one genomic window of Halomonas sp. YLGW01:
- a CDS encoding ABC transporter ATP-binding protein — protein sequence MTPAISVTDLSKTYASGFKALTGVSLEVQSGEIFALLGPNGAGKTTLISIICGLVNPSTGRVLVDGHDNIRDYRAARSRIGLVPQELTNEAFETVWNSVSFSRGLFGKAPDAEHIERVLRSLALWEKRNNRLITLSGGMKRRVLIAKALSHEPTILFLDEPTAGVDVELRREMWDVVRGLRENGVTIILTTHYIEEAEEMADRIGVIQRGEIILVEDKQTLMKSLGRKQLTLELLEPLVALPNALADYPLTLSEDGHELIYRYDAQQKHTGIAGLLGELRSAGIHFKDLHTEQSSLEDIFVSLVRENP from the coding sequence ATGACGCCCGCGATCAGCGTCACCGATCTGTCGAAGACCTATGCCTCGGGCTTCAAGGCGCTCACCGGCGTCAGTCTCGAGGTCCAGTCGGGCGAGATCTTCGCCCTGCTGGGCCCCAACGGCGCCGGCAAGACCACTCTGATCAGTATCATCTGCGGCCTGGTCAACCCCAGCACGGGCCGGGTGCTGGTCGATGGCCATGACAACATCCGCGACTACCGGGCCGCCCGGTCACGGATCGGCCTGGTCCCCCAGGAGCTGACCAACGAGGCCTTCGAAACGGTATGGAACTCGGTGAGCTTCAGCCGCGGGCTGTTCGGCAAGGCGCCGGATGCGGAGCATATCGAGCGGGTGCTACGCTCGCTGGCGCTATGGGAGAAACGCAATAACCGCCTGATCACCCTGTCTGGGGGCATGAAGCGGCGGGTACTGATCGCCAAGGCACTGTCCCACGAGCCCACGATCCTGTTCCTCGACGAGCCGACGGCGGGCGTCGATGTCGAGCTACGCCGCGAGATGTGGGACGTGGTGCGTGGCCTGCGCGAGAACGGCGTGACCATCATCCTGACCACCCACTACATTGAAGAAGCCGAGGAGATGGCCGATCGCATCGGCGTGATTCAGCGCGGCGAGATCATCCTGGTCGAGGACAAGCAGACCCTGATGAAGAGTCTGGGGCGCAAGCAGTTGACCCTCGAGTTGCTGGAGCCGCTGGTGGCCTTGCCCAATGCCCTGGCCGACTACCCGCTGACGCTCTCCGAGGATGGCCATGAGCTGATCTATCGCTACGATGCCCAGCAGAAGCACACCGGCATCGCGGGCCTGCTCGGCGAGCTCAGGAGTGCCGGCATCCACTTCAAGGACCTGCATACCGAGCAGAGCTCGCTTGAAGACATCTTCGTCAGCCTGGTCAGGGAGAATCCATGA
- a CDS encoding DUF6494 family protein — protein MNEETFNLSIRKFLKQVGINSQREIEQAVDQAIAEGRIQGTEAFEAKATLVIAGLSLRVEVDGRISLE, from the coding sequence ATGAACGAGGAAACCTTCAATCTGAGTATTCGCAAGTTTCTCAAGCAGGTCGGCATCAACTCCCAGCGGGAGATCGAGCAGGCCGTGGATCAGGCCATCGCCGAGGGACGTATTCAGGGCACGGAGGCGTTCGAGGCCAAGGCGACCCTGGTGATCGCCGGCCTTTCGCTCAGGGTCGAGGTGGACGGTCGTATCAGTCTCGAGTGA
- a CDS encoding phospholipase D family protein, with protein sequence MRTVMGASTGWILLLAVLAWGGMAIWQAYKPLPPGLGRSEPLRAVNDVAFLVDETWTSADGRRHSDQAIFDEVLRLVAQAERLVVLDMFLFNDFGAETDDAFRPLSRELTDALIRRKEEVPGLTAVVITDPINTVYGGLSPSHLTALRDAGIEVIITDLARLRASNPTWGGLWHLCCRVFGNASNAGWLPSALGPGRVTLRSYLEMLNFTANHRKTLVVDEGEQWTGLVTSANPHDASSHHDNVALRFSGDAALDLLDSERAVAAFSGAAGAIPPPTDAVFRPASSATSSPVSGEVQVLTESAIRESLLAAVAESRAGDRLDIAVFYLAHRELIEAIKAAQARGVGLRVLLDPNRDAFGLEKNGIPNRPVAHELHAAGVPLRWCDTHGEQCHAKLLLRRPAEGLAELILGSANFTRRNLDGLNLETSVRLRASPDRRAIEAASAFFERQWRNASGRHYSLPYAAFADPSRRRYWQYRLMEASGLSTF encoded by the coding sequence ATGAGGACGGTGATGGGAGCAAGCACGGGGTGGATCCTATTGCTTGCCGTGCTGGCCTGGGGAGGCATGGCCATCTGGCAGGCCTATAAGCCATTGCCGCCGGGACTGGGGCGCAGCGAGCCCTTGCGTGCCGTCAACGATGTGGCCTTCCTCGTAGATGAGACCTGGACGTCGGCGGACGGCCGGCGCCATAGCGATCAGGCGATCTTCGACGAGGTATTGCGGCTGGTCGCCCAGGCCGAGCGACTGGTGGTGCTGGACATGTTTCTCTTCAATGATTTCGGCGCCGAGACGGACGATGCCTTTCGGCCGCTGTCCCGCGAGCTCACCGACGCGCTGATTCGGCGCAAGGAAGAAGTGCCGGGGCTCACGGCAGTGGTGATCACCGACCCCATCAATACCGTGTATGGGGGGCTGTCGCCTTCGCATCTGACGGCCCTGCGCGATGCCGGTATCGAGGTGATCATCACCGATCTGGCGCGATTGCGAGCCTCGAACCCCACCTGGGGAGGGTTGTGGCATCTGTGCTGCCGGGTCTTCGGCAACGCCAGCAATGCCGGCTGGCTGCCCAGTGCCCTGGGGCCCGGCCGTGTGACCCTGCGAAGCTACCTCGAGATGCTCAATTTCACCGCCAACCATCGCAAGACCCTGGTGGTCGACGAGGGCGAGCAGTGGACGGGGCTTGTCACCTCCGCGAATCCCCATGATGCCAGTAGCCATCATGACAACGTGGCGCTGCGCTTCTCGGGGGACGCGGCCCTCGATCTGCTCGACAGCGAACGGGCGGTGGCAGCCTTCTCGGGCGCTGCCGGGGCGATTCCGCCTCCCACCGATGCGGTGTTTCGCCCTGCGTCGTCTGCGACGTCGTCCCCGGTCTCGGGTGAAGTTCAGGTGCTGACCGAATCGGCCATCCGCGAGTCGCTGCTGGCGGCCGTGGCCGAGAGCCGGGCCGGCGATCGGCTGGATATTGCCGTCTTCTATCTCGCGCACCGCGAGCTGATCGAGGCCATTAAGGCCGCTCAGGCGCGAGGAGTAGGCCTGCGGGTGCTGCTCGACCCCAATCGGGACGCCTTCGGCCTTGAGAAGAATGGTATTCCCAATCGTCCGGTGGCACACGAACTTCACGCGGCCGGCGTTCCGCTGCGCTGGTGTGACACCCACGGTGAGCAGTGCCACGCCAAGCTGCTGCTGCGACGACCGGCGGAGGGGCTCGCCGAGCTGATTCTCGGGTCGGCCAACTTTACCCGCCGCAACCTGGATGGTCTGAACCTCGAGACCAGCGTGCGGCTGCGGGCCTCGCCGGATCGACGCGCCATCGAAGCGGCCAGTGCCTTCTTCGAGCGCCAGTGGCGCAATGCGTCGGGCCGCCACTATAGCCTCCCCTATGCCGCCTTCGCAGATCCCTCCCGCCGTCGCTACTGGCAGTATCGGCTGATGGAGGCGTCGGGCCTGTCGACCTTCTAG
- a CDS encoding peptidylprolyl isomerase — MAKATARHILVDSEAKCEALKAEIEGGRDFAEVAKENSSCPSSRQGGDLGSFGPGQMVPEFDKVVFSGELNKVHGPVKTQFGYHLLEITSRT, encoded by the coding sequence ATGGCAAAGGCCACAGCACGGCATATTCTGGTGGACAGCGAAGCCAAGTGCGAAGCACTGAAGGCTGAGATCGAGGGCGGCCGCGACTTTGCCGAGGTCGCCAAGGAGAACTCCTCCTGCCCGTCGAGCCGTCAGGGCGGAGACCTGGGCTCTTTCGGCCCGGGCCAGATGGTGCCGGAGTTCGACAAGGTGGTGTTCAGTGGTGAGCTGAACAAGGTGCATGGCCCGGTCAAGACGCAGTTCGGCTACCACCTGCTGGAGATCACCAGCCGCACCTGA
- a CDS encoding transglycosylase domain-containing protein, whose amino-acid sequence MGDRDVPPSSPRDIFLHEAPLTPLAPPPRPRFHWARWLCLLATLAALALMTLMLVNEAQSSRWQAREISQYAQRLRYALADGPSDRLIFPRHGPFDERLGYTRLPSWQQRLEDRGFAVRQQARMSPAMIDYARRGFFVPYAEKTRAGLMLSECRGETMYRFASPQRHFAHFDDVPELVLKSLLFIENRALLDTEHRYANPAVDWPRFMRAAISQVGEAIHLPGQSSGGSTLATQLEKYRHSPGGLTVSAQEKLRQMVSASVRAYRQGPETLTARQDVALDYLNSVPLSAARGHGEVHGLGDGLWVWFGVELDDVRHALMSTEDGDAALAARGRALRQVLALMIAQRRPSHYLHRGHDDLTRLSASYLRLMSQEGLLDPQLHDAALAEPLAFRDFAASPVSLRIESDKGLRLARGRLATLLGVSLFELDRLDLRATTTLNADLQHAVSDYLASLEDPATAATAGLFGKHLLGRPEDAAAVRYSFTLFERGEEGFQVRVQTDTNGTAFDINQDSKLELGSTAKLRVLATYLEIIAELHERYAGESRNALRRIDVDRRDALMRWVMDRLIHDPDLPLQTLLEAAMQRRYSASPHERFITGGGIHTFANFRREHNGRRPTLTEALRQSINLPFVRLLRDLVHHHVYADPDNRRLLEDDGDTRRGLYLSRFADQEGRIFLDRFWRRYRGLEPEDRLTRLLRDIPATPLRLAVIYRHLMPEQSLADFHQTLQGRLSQERRDSQALEDAALDALYWQYGADRYSLNDRAYLSRTHPLELWLLRYLGTHPEASREEAMLASIEERQESYAWLSRTRHRQARDSRIRRMLEVEAFDDLHHRWARLGYPFARLVPSLATAIGSSGDRPAALAELMGIILNDGIRQPTVRIDRLHFAADTPYETGFTRMTRGVRVMAPEVAKVLREAVIGVVEAGTARRLAGSYLDTDGAPMTVGGKTGTGDNRIETVTRTGEVTDSRARNRTATFAFFLGEHHFGTLTAYVLGAEAEDHRFTSSLPVQVLKSMQPLLGPYVAQQLAQPSSGGCRPTPEVRMMAGDLAPGDA is encoded by the coding sequence ATGGGTGACCGCGACGTCCCCCCCTCTTCACCACGTGATATCTTCCTGCACGAGGCACCTCTCACGCCCTTGGCTCCGCCACCAAGGCCTCGGTTTCACTGGGCCCGCTGGCTATGCCTGCTGGCCACCCTGGCGGCCTTGGCCCTCATGACCCTGATGCTGGTTAATGAAGCGCAGTCATCGCGCTGGCAGGCCAGGGAAATCTCCCAGTACGCCCAGCGCCTGCGCTATGCGCTCGCGGACGGCCCCAGCGATCGCCTGATCTTTCCCCGCCATGGTCCCTTCGACGAGCGCCTGGGCTATACCCGTCTGCCTAGCTGGCAGCAGCGCCTGGAAGATCGCGGCTTTGCGGTGCGCCAGCAGGCGCGCATGTCGCCTGCGATGATCGACTATGCCCGTCGCGGCTTCTTCGTGCCCTACGCCGAGAAAACCCGGGCGGGACTGATGCTGTCGGAATGCCGTGGCGAGACGATGTACCGCTTCGCCAGCCCCCAGCGCCACTTCGCTCACTTCGATGACGTGCCTGAGTTGGTGCTGAAGAGCCTGTTGTTCATCGAGAACCGGGCCCTGCTGGATACCGAGCATCGCTATGCCAACCCCGCCGTGGACTGGCCGCGCTTCATGCGTGCCGCGATCTCTCAGGTCGGTGAAGCCATCCACCTGCCCGGCCAGTCATCGGGCGGCAGTACCCTCGCCACTCAGCTCGAGAAGTACCGTCACTCGCCTGGCGGCCTGACTGTTTCGGCGCAGGAGAAGCTTCGCCAGATGGTATCCGCCAGTGTGCGTGCCTACCGCCAAGGTCCCGAAACACTGACCGCACGCCAGGACGTGGCACTGGACTACCTCAATTCCGTGCCTCTCTCCGCCGCCCGTGGCCACGGCGAGGTGCACGGGCTGGGCGATGGGCTCTGGGTATGGTTCGGTGTCGAACTCGACGATGTTCGACATGCCTTGATGTCGACCGAGGACGGCGACGCGGCACTGGCCGCTCGCGGTCGAGCCTTGAGGCAGGTGCTGGCGCTGATGATCGCCCAGCGTCGTCCTTCCCATTACCTGCATCGCGGGCATGACGACCTGACCAGGCTCAGCGCCTCCTATCTGCGGCTGATGAGCCAGGAGGGCTTGCTCGACCCGCAGCTACACGATGCCGCCCTCGCAGAGCCCCTCGCCTTCCGCGACTTCGCGGCGTCGCCGGTTTCGCTGCGCATCGAGAGCGACAAGGGACTCCGCCTGGCCCGCGGGCGCCTGGCCACCCTACTGGGCGTCTCGCTCTTTGAGCTCGACCGACTCGACCTGAGGGCCACCACCACCCTCAACGCCGATCTTCAGCACGCCGTCAGTGACTATCTGGCCAGCCTGGAAGATCCCGCCACGGCGGCCACCGCCGGCCTGTTCGGCAAACACCTGCTCGGCCGCCCCGAAGACGCCGCCGCGGTACGCTACAGCTTCACGCTCTTCGAGCGCGGCGAGGAGGGCTTTCAGGTACGCGTGCAGACCGACACCAACGGCACGGCCTTCGACATCAACCAGGACAGCAAGCTGGAACTGGGCTCCACGGCCAAGTTGCGGGTGCTGGCGACCTACCTGGAGATCATCGCCGAACTCCATGAGCGCTATGCCGGCGAGTCCCGGAACGCGCTTCGCCGCATCGACGTCGATCGCCGCGATGCATTGATGCGCTGGGTGATGGATCGCCTGATTCACGACCCCGACCTGCCCCTTCAGACACTGCTCGAAGCCGCCATGCAGCGCCGCTACTCGGCGAGCCCCCATGAACGCTTCATCACGGGCGGTGGCATCCACACCTTCGCCAATTTTCGTCGTGAGCATAACGGCCGACGCCCTACCCTCACCGAGGCGCTGCGCCAGTCGATCAATCTGCCCTTCGTGCGACTGCTACGCGATCTGGTGCATCACCACGTCTATGCCGACCCGGACAACCGCCGCCTGCTGGAAGACGATGGCGATACCCGCCGCGGGCTCTATCTCTCGCGCTTCGCCGACCAGGAGGGCCGTATCTTTCTGGACCGCTTCTGGAGGCGATACCGCGGGCTCGAGCCCGAGGATCGCCTGACGCGACTACTGCGTGACATTCCAGCAACGCCACTGCGGCTGGCGGTGATCTATCGCCACCTGATGCCCGAGCAGTCGCTGGCCGACTTCCATCAGACCCTGCAAGGGCGTCTGTCGCAGGAAAGAAGAGACAGCCAAGCGCTGGAAGATGCCGCCCTGGATGCCCTCTACTGGCAGTATGGCGCCGACCGGTACTCCCTGAATGATCGTGCCTACCTGAGTCGCACGCATCCACTCGAGCTGTGGCTCCTTCGCTATCTCGGCACTCACCCCGAGGCCAGCCGCGAGGAGGCGATGCTGGCGAGCATCGAGGAACGCCAGGAAAGCTATGCCTGGTTGTCGCGCACCCGCCATCGCCAGGCACGGGACAGCCGCATTCGCCGCATGCTGGAGGTCGAGGCCTTCGATGACCTGCACCACCGCTGGGCACGACTAGGCTATCCCTTCGCGAGGCTGGTGCCGTCGCTGGCCACCGCCATCGGTAGCTCCGGTGACCGACCGGCGGCGCTGGCCGAGCTGATGGGGATCATCCTCAATGACGGCATACGCCAGCCCACGGTGCGCATCGACCGCCTGCACTTCGCCGCCGACACGCCCTACGAGACGGGTTTCACCCGCATGACGCGCGGCGTTCGGGTCATGGCACCGGAGGTAGCAAAGGTGCTGCGAGAGGCCGTCATCGGCGTGGTCGAGGCAGGCACTGCCCGGCGACTGGCGGGCAGCTACCTCGACACGGATGGCGCCCCCATGACGGTAGGCGGCAAGACGGGCACCGGTGACAACCGTATCGAGACCGTTACCCGCACCGGCGAGGTGACCGATTCACGGGCGCGCAATCGCACCGCCACCTTCGCCTTCTTCCTCGGCGAGCATCATTTCGGCACCCTGACCGCCTACGTGCTGGGCGCCGAGGCCGAGGACCATCGCTTCACTTCCTCGCTGCCGGTTCAAGTGCTCAAGAGCATGCAACCGCTACTCGGCCCTTATGTGGCACAGCAGCTGGCGCAGCCGTCCTCGGGTGGATGCCGACCCACTCCCGAAGTGAGGATGATGGCCGGCGATCTGGCCCCAGGCGATGCCTGA
- a CDS encoding GAK system CofD-like protein, translated as MIDIRVTRRAQVPDPLRIRRCQQSPELGPQILFFSGGSALDGLSRTLPLYTHRSIHLVTPFDSGGSSAKLRHAFDMPAVGDLRSRLMALADDSLLGHPEVFRLFQHRLPDTAPPELLSTRLTALAAGEHPLIRDIADPMRKLILHQLEHFCAAMPEDFDLRGASIGNLILAGGYLSHQHQLDPIIFLFSQLVQVRGTVRAIVDENYHLAATLENGATVVGQHRLTGKEVAPLTSPIARFGLSRRADRWDPGTATLPDKSRKLIEAAELICYPPGSFYTSLIANLLASGVGRAIRTNPGPKVFIPNTGIDPEQLGMSLERQLDTLLHQLRQDAGEDTPTHQLLNFVLLDSRQGGSSSALPIDTLTRQCAERGLTLIDTRLISEASAPYYDNDLLARALVSLA; from the coding sequence ATGATCGATATCCGGGTCACTCGCCGTGCCCAGGTTCCGGACCCGCTTCGGATCCGACGCTGCCAGCAGTCACCCGAACTGGGACCACAGATCCTGTTCTTCAGTGGAGGGTCTGCGCTCGATGGCCTGTCGCGGACCCTGCCTCTCTACACGCATCGCTCGATTCATCTGGTCACCCCCTTCGACTCCGGCGGCAGCTCAGCCAAACTGCGACATGCCTTCGACATGCCGGCCGTCGGAGATCTGCGCAGCCGCCTGATGGCCCTGGCGGATGATTCGCTGCTCGGCCATCCCGAGGTCTTCCGGCTCTTTCAGCACCGCCTTCCCGACACGGCGCCGCCTGAACTGCTGTCCACGCGGTTGACCGCCCTGGCGGCGGGTGAGCACCCGCTGATTCGCGACATCGCCGACCCGATGCGCAAGCTGATCCTTCATCAGCTCGAGCACTTCTGCGCTGCCATGCCCGAGGACTTCGACCTGCGCGGCGCCAGTATCGGCAACCTGATCCTGGCCGGCGGCTACCTGAGCCATCAGCATCAGCTCGACCCGATCATCTTCCTGTTCTCCCAGCTGGTGCAGGTACGGGGTACCGTGCGAGCGATCGTCGATGAGAACTATCATCTGGCTGCCACACTGGAAAACGGCGCGACCGTGGTGGGTCAGCACCGCCTGACCGGCAAGGAGGTGGCCCCACTGACCTCGCCGATCGCTCGCTTCGGCTTGTCCCGCCGGGCCGATCGCTGGGACCCCGGCACCGCGACCCTGCCCGACAAGAGTCGAAAACTGATCGAAGCGGCGGAGCTGATCTGCTATCCACCGGGCAGCTTCTACACCAGCCTGATCGCCAACCTGTTGGCCAGCGGGGTGGGCCGAGCGATCCGTACCAATCCCGGTCCCAAGGTGTTCATCCCCAATACCGGTATCGATCCCGAGCAGCTGGGCATGAGCCTGGAGCGCCAGCTAGACACCCTGCTGCATCAGCTGCGACAGGATGCCGGGGAAGATACCCCGACCCATCAGCTCTTGAACTTCGTGCTCCTCGACAGCCGCCAGGGCGGGAGTTCCTCCGCGTTGCCGATCGATACCTTGACCCGCCAGTGCGCCGAGCGCGGCCTCACCCTGATCGATACTCGCCTGATCAGCGAGGCGAGCGCCCCCTACTACGATAATGACCTGCTGGCCCGCGCCCTGGTCTCCTTGGCCTGA
- the metG gene encoding methionine--tRNA ligase, whose product MSNSASPSRKILVTSALPYANGAIHLGHLLEYIQTDIWVRFQKSRGHQCHYVCADDAHGTAIMLRAEQEGITSEALIERVSREHQDDFARFGVGFDNYHSTHSPENRHFSELIYTRLRDKGHIATRDIEQMYDPVKGLFLADRFIKGTCPKCKADDQYGDNCEACGATYTPAELIDPVSAISGATPEVRSSTHYFFKLPDFADFMQGWIDDGHVQPQIRNKLLEWFESGFNEWDISRDAPYFGFEIPDAPGKYFYVWLDAPIGYLASFQNLCEREGLDFDSYWQPDADAEIYHFIGKDIVYFHALFWPAMLHGADFRTPTAVNCHGFVTVNGAKMSKSRGTFIKAATYAEYLNPEYLRYYFAAKLTAGVDDLDLNLEDFSARVNADLVGKVVNIASRCAGFVKKLGGGQLSAHCAEPELVARFIAAGDAIAEDYEAREFGRAMRRIMELADEANTYIAEAEPWVLAKQDGREQEVLDICSVGINLFRQLMVYLAPVVPKMAADAKAFLQLDSLDWESRHTVLLDHGIAKFKPLMTRIERDKIDAMIEASKEDLAEEKKMKETAKGPLADDPIADEIGFEDFSKVDLRIARIAKAEYVEGADKLLKLTLDLGGETRTVFSGIRSAYAPEALEGHLTVMVANLAPRKMRFGVSEGMVLAAGTPSDKNAGIYLLEPHAGAEPGQRVT is encoded by the coding sequence ATGTCGAACTCCGCCAGCCCTTCGCGCAAGATCCTGGTCACCAGCGCCCTGCCCTACGCCAATGGCGCGATCCACCTGGGCCACCTGCTGGAATACATTCAGACCGATATCTGGGTGCGCTTTCAGAAGAGCCGCGGCCACCAGTGCCACTATGTCTGCGCCGACGATGCCCACGGCACCGCCATCATGCTGCGCGCCGAACAGGAAGGGATCACCTCGGAGGCCCTGATCGAGCGCGTCTCCCGGGAACACCAGGACGACTTCGCCCGCTTCGGGGTGGGGTTCGACAATTATCATTCGACGCATTCGCCGGAAAACCGCCACTTCAGCGAGCTGATCTACACCCGACTGCGCGACAAGGGGCATATCGCTACCCGCGACATCGAGCAGATGTACGATCCGGTCAAGGGGCTGTTTCTGGCCGACCGCTTCATCAAGGGCACCTGCCCGAAGTGCAAGGCCGACGATCAGTACGGCGACAACTGTGAAGCCTGCGGCGCCACCTACACGCCGGCCGAGCTGATCGATCCGGTCTCGGCGATCTCCGGCGCCACCCCCGAGGTGAGAAGCTCCACCCACTACTTCTTCAAGCTCCCCGACTTCGCCGACTTCATGCAGGGCTGGATCGATGACGGTCACGTGCAGCCGCAGATCCGCAACAAGCTGCTGGAGTGGTTCGAGTCCGGCTTCAACGAGTGGGACATCTCCCGCGATGCGCCCTACTTCGGCTTCGAGATCCCCGACGCCCCGGGCAAGTACTTCTATGTCTGGCTCGACGCGCCGATCGGCTATCTGGCCAGCTTCCAGAACCTCTGCGAGCGGGAGGGGCTGGACTTCGACAGCTATTGGCAGCCTGATGCCGACGCCGAGATCTATCACTTCATCGGCAAGGACATCGTCTACTTCCACGCCCTGTTCTGGCCGGCCATGCTGCACGGCGCCGACTTCCGCACCCCGACCGCCGTCAACTGCCACGGCTTCGTCACCGTCAACGGCGCCAAGATGTCCAAGTCCCGCGGCACCTTCATCAAGGCCGCCACCTACGCCGAGTACCTGAACCCGGAGTACCTGCGCTACTACTTCGCCGCCAAGCTGACGGCCGGGGTCGATGACCTGGATCTCAACCTCGAGGACTTCTCGGCCCGGGTCAATGCCGATCTGGTCGGCAAGGTGGTCAACATCGCCAGCCGCTGCGCCGGCTTCGTCAAGAAGCTCGGTGGCGGCCAGCTCAGCGCCCACTGCGCCGAGCCGGAGCTCGTGGCCCGCTTCATCGCCGCCGGTGACGCCATCGCCGAGGACTACGAGGCCCGCGAATTCGGCCGCGCCATGCGCCGTATCATGGAGCTGGCCGACGAGGCCAACACCTACATCGCCGAGGCCGAACCCTGGGTGCTGGCCAAGCAGGACGGCCGCGAGCAGGAAGTGCTCGACATCTGCTCGGTGGGCATCAACCTGTTCCGCCAGCTGATGGTCTATCTGGCGCCGGTGGTGCCCAAGATGGCCGCCGACGCGAAGGCCTTCCTGCAGCTCGACTCCCTGGACTGGGAGAGCCGCCACACGGTGCTGCTGGATCATGGCATCGCCAAGTTCAAGCCGCTGATGACGCGCATCGAACGCGACAAGATCGATGCCATGATCGAGGCCTCCAAGGAGGACCTAGCCGAGGAGAAGAAGATGAAGGAGACCGCCAAGGGCCCGCTGGCCGACGACCCGATCGCCGACGAAATCGGCTTCGAGGACTTCAGCAAGGTCGACCTGCGCATCGCCCGCATCGCCAAGGCCGAGTACGTCGAGGGTGCCGACAAACTGCTCAAGCTGACCCTCGACCTGGGCGGCGAGACCCGCACCGTCTTCTCCGGCATCCGGAGCGCCTACGCACCGGAGGCCCTGGAAGGTCACCTGACGGTGATGGTCGCCAACCTGGCCCCGCGCAAGATGCGCTTCGGCGTCTCCGAGGGCATGGTGCTGGCCGCCGGCACGCCCTCTGACAAGAACGCGGGCATCTACCTGCTCGAGCCCCATGCCGGCGCCGAACCGGGCCAGCGGGTGACCTGA
- a CDS encoding diguanylate cyclase: MRSALHSLRYRFVLALLGVLVIALIALAGFTHIILKPELLRSEDLLAQEALARAQRAIDNEARHLDMLTKDWATWDDSYQFMRDGNPHYLASNIADATIFEDADLSAIAFLTPAGQLFWLSGLDPQTGAYHACADLDARCRWARPYLDASQARIAHSRVGGGMAWLQTHPQQALVSVQPILHSDGSGPLAGWLAMVRPMNGPTLTKLRDSTGLAISVLRASHPGLEALSVQRLNDTAMRATTFLAASPPGERLALHVELPRQHLASRLKNLALGQTWTIGLLVVVLLVVLLLLERIVLRPLRVFAAFTRRVRRPERTDVPAPLLARHDEIGTLARHFQQLIEFQRQQKAELVDLSERDPLTGLANRRRFDDHLESALAAEREQSQSTALLVIDIDRYKAFNDRYGHPAGDACLRQLAGVMNTHFEHPGQLVARTGGEEFMAVLPATTQASALFTADRLRAAIEALAIPHSGQVVTISVGVACSTPERPLNADGLIEAADQALYAAKAAGRNRTLPAESLE; this comes from the coding sequence ATGCGCTCAGCATTGCACTCCCTGCGTTACCGCTTCGTCCTCGCCCTGCTGGGGGTATTGGTCATCGCGCTGATCGCCCTCGCCGGCTTCACGCACATCATCCTCAAGCCGGAACTGCTGCGCAGTGAAGACCTGCTGGCCCAAGAGGCCCTCGCGCGCGCTCAGCGGGCCATCGACAACGAAGCGCGCCACCTCGATATGCTGACCAAGGACTGGGCCACCTGGGATGACAGCTACCAGTTCATGCGTGACGGCAACCCCCACTACCTAGCGTCCAACATCGCAGATGCCACCATCTTCGAGGATGCCGACCTGAGTGCGATCGCCTTCCTGACCCCCGCCGGCCAGCTGTTCTGGCTGTCGGGCCTCGACCCGCAAACAGGGGCTTATCATGCCTGCGCCGACCTGGACGCCCGGTGTCGATGGGCGCGCCCCTACCTCGACGCCTCACAGGCGCGTATCGCACACAGCAGGGTCGGTGGCGGCATGGCCTGGTTGCAGACCCACCCCCAGCAGGCGCTGGTCAGCGTCCAGCCCATCCTGCACAGCGATGGCAGTGGCCCGCTCGCCGGCTGGCTGGCCATGGTCCGCCCCATGAACGGTCCGACGCTTACCAAGCTTCGCGACAGCACGGGCCTGGCCATCAGCGTGCTTCGGGCCAGCCACCCGGGACTGGAGGCACTCAGTGTGCAGCGGCTGAACGACACCGCCATGCGCGCCACCACTTTCCTGGCCGCATCGCCGCCGGGCGAGCGACTCGCCCTGCACGTCGAGCTTCCCCGCCAGCACCTGGCCAGTCGGCTCAAGAACCTGGCGCTGGGCCAGACCTGGACCATCGGCCTGCTGGTCGTCGTGCTGCTGGTGGTACTGTTGCTGCTGGAGCGCATCGTACTACGACCGCTGCGCGTCTTCGCCGCCTTCACTCGCCGGGTGCGGCGCCCGGAGCGCACCGATGTCCCGGCCCCATTGCTGGCCCGACACGACGAGATCGGCACCCTGGCCCGCCACTTCCAGCAGCTGATCGAGTTTCAGCGCCAACAGAAAGCCGAGCTGGTCGACCTCTCCGAGCGGGACCCCCTGACCGGCCTGGCAAACCGGCGTCGCTTCGATGATCACCTGGAGAGTGCACTGGCGGCGGAGAGAGAACAGTCACAGTCGACCGCCTTGCTGGTGATCGACATCGACCGCTACAAGGCCTTCAACGATCGCTACGGCCACCCGGCCGGCGATGCCTGCCTGCGGCAACTGGCCGGGGTGATGAACACCCATTTCGAGCACCCGGGGCAGCTGGTGGCCCGAACCGGCGGCGAGGAGTTCATGGCGGTACTGCCCGCCACCACTCAAGCGAGCGCGCTCTTCACGGCCGACCGCCTGCGAGCGGCTATCGAGGCCCTGGCGATCCCGCACTCCGGCCAGGTGGTCACCATCAGTGTCGGGGTCGCGTGCAGCACACCCGAACGCCCCCTGAACGCCGACGGCCTGATCGAAGCCGCCGACCAGGCCCTCTATGCCGCGAAGGCGGCCGGCCGCAACCGAACCCTGCCGGCCGAATCGCTCGAATGA